In a genomic window of Oncorhynchus kisutch isolate 150728-3 linkage group LG9, Okis_V2, whole genome shotgun sequence:
- the LOC109884015 gene encoding endoplasmic reticulum-Golgi intermediate compartment protein 2, whose translation MRRLYRKKALSLVKELDAFPKVPESYVETTATGGTVSLIAFTAMALLAFFEFFVYRDTWMKYEYEVDKDFSSKLRINIDITVAMKCQHVGADILDLAETMITSNGIQYEPVIFELTPQQKLWHRTLLLIQNRLREEHSLQEVLYKSVLKGAPTALPPREGTDSEPLSACRIHGHVYVNKVAGNFHITVGKPIHHPRGHAHIAALISHDTYNFSHRIDHVSFGEEIPGIINPLDGTEKITSNHNEMFQYFITVVPTKLHTSKVSADTHQFSVTERERVINHAAGSHGVSGIFMKYDTSSLMVTVSEQHMPLWQFLVRLCGIIGGIFSTTGMIHGFVGFCFDIVCCRFKLGPYKPREVVLPDPHVNNCAAPLLTDNHVQE comes from the exons ATGAGGCGTCTGTACAGGAAGAAAGCCCTGAGTCTGGTTAAGGAGCTGGATGCCTTCCCCAAGGTCCCAGAGAGCTATGTCGAGACCACAGCCACAGGGGGGACAG TGTCCCTGATAGCATTCACTGCCATGGCACTGCTGGCCTTCTTTGAGTTCTTTGTGTATCGGGACACCTGGATGAAGTATGAATACGAAGTGGATAAAGATTTTTCAAG TAAATTGAGAATAAACATAGATATTACAGTTGCCATGAAATGCCAAC ATGTGGGTGCAGACATTCTGGACCTGGCAGAGACTATGATAACATCAAATGGCATTCAGTATGAGCCT GTGATTTTTGAGCTGACCCCGCAGCAAAAACTGTGGCACAG GACCCTGTTGCTGATACAGAACAGGCTGAGGGAGGAGCATTCTCTACAGGAGGTCTTGTACAAGAGTGTTCTAAAGGGAGCCCCTACGGCCTTGCCCCCAAG agAGGGCACCGACTCCGAGCCCTTAAGTGCCTGTAGGATACATGGGCACGTCTACGTCAACAAAGTGGCTGGGAACTTCCACATCACAGTGGGAAA GCCTATTCATCATCCTCGTGGCCATGCCCATATAGCAGCTCTTATAAGCCATGACA CGTACAACTTCTCCCATCGGATAGACCATGTGTCTTTCGGAGAAGAGATCCCCGGCATCATCAACCCTCTGGACGGGACAGAGAAAATCACCAGCAACC ATAATGAGATGTTCCAGTATTTCATTACGGTGGTTCCTACCAAACTGCACACGTCCAAGGTGTCGGCAGACACACACCAGTTCTCTGTGACGGAGAGG GAGCGGGTGATCAACCATGCCGCGGGCAGCCACGGTGTGTCTGGGATCTTTATGAAGTACGACACCAGCTCTCTGATGGTGACGGTCAGTGAGCAGCACATGCCCCTCTGGCAGTTCCTGGTACGACTCTGTGGCATCATCGGGGGTATCTTCTCCACCACAG GCATGATCCATGGGTTTGTTGGCTTCTGTTTCGACATAGTCTGCTGTCGCTTCAAACTAGGCCCATATAAACCTAGAGAG GTGGTTCTCCCAGATCCCCATGTGAACAATTGTGCTGCTCCGCTCCTGACGGACAACCACGTACAGGAGTAG